Proteins encoded by one window of Nocardia goodfellowii:
- a CDS encoding F0F1 ATP synthase subunit B family protein, with protein MSTKNTAGENFLLPNGTFFAELLIFLTVLGVIWRFVVPPIHRVLAEREARTAQTAVDQAAAKQARAEAEAAYQAALAEARVAATGIRKQARDEGQSLIKERRAAAQGEADAQMARSLAELRANADQVNADLRTTIDPLAQALADRVLGAETSGAGKG; from the coding sequence ATGTCGACGAAAAACACCGCCGGAGAGAACTTCCTGCTCCCCAACGGCACGTTCTTCGCCGAACTGCTGATCTTCCTGACCGTCCTCGGCGTCATCTGGCGCTTCGTCGTTCCGCCGATCCATCGCGTGCTGGCCGAACGCGAGGCCCGCACGGCCCAGACCGCGGTCGACCAGGCGGCGGCGAAGCAGGCGCGGGCGGAAGCCGAGGCCGCCTACCAGGCGGCCCTGGCCGAAGCCCGCGTCGCGGCCACGGGCATCCGCAAACAGGCCCGCGATGAAGGTCAGTCCCTGATCAAGGAGCGCCGCGCCGCGGCGCAGGGGGAGGCCGACGCACAGATGGCCCGGTCACTGGCCGAGCTGCGGGCGAACGCGGACCAGGTGAACGCCGACCTGCGGACCACCATCGACCCGCTCGCGCAGGCCCTCGCCGACCGCGTCCTCGGGGCTGAAACAAGCGGGGCCGGAAAGGGATAG
- a CDS encoding helix-turn-helix domain-containing protein, producing the protein MARDNEFGQRLQRIRTQAGMSRPVLGELAGRSASWVKALETGRLQQPRLPMLIRLAEILEVSDLTQLTGEQPLVRSLYGKTTHPSLPKVTEALASYPVTPSEDGADLSLEAVSARVQQAWQLWHGAAFQRSAIAAILPNILRDTRIAVRQLDGNDRRKAQTMLAQVYHLTQLYLSFQPPAPLILLSGDRAMTAAQDADDPIAMAAAAWYVNHVYRDAGEEAEARVELARQMCTMLDPSKEGDDLAMWGLLRLAMALSYAKIGREGDALRHWDEADRAAKALGDDYMHPWLMFSRTMVDAYMITIQTDLMHPGYAIRQAAKVDLTRMPSATRRSFHTSETARAHHLRDEALATVTLLSKAHEESPDTLGFSLFARSAVPDLVDEGGQTARPAAQRLATVLGLDGSQ; encoded by the coding sequence ATGGCTCGAGACAATGAATTCGGTCAACGACTCCAACGAATCCGCACGCAGGCTGGCATGAGTCGTCCTGTGCTCGGCGAACTAGCCGGGCGCTCAGCCAGTTGGGTGAAGGCCCTGGAGACCGGACGGCTACAGCAGCCCCGACTGCCCATGCTGATCAGGCTGGCCGAGATCCTGGAAGTCTCCGACCTCACACAGCTCACCGGCGAACAGCCGCTTGTCCGGTCGCTGTACGGCAAGACCACTCACCCCTCGCTGCCGAAGGTCACCGAGGCGCTGGCCTCCTATCCCGTCACGCCTAGCGAAGACGGGGCTGATCTGTCGCTGGAGGCGGTCAGTGCCCGCGTGCAGCAAGCCTGGCAGCTCTGGCACGGCGCGGCTTTTCAGCGATCGGCTATCGCGGCGATCCTGCCGAACATCCTGCGAGACACCAGGATCGCGGTGCGCCAACTCGACGGCAACGATCGGCGCAAGGCGCAAACGATGCTGGCGCAGGTCTATCACCTGACCCAGCTGTACTTGTCGTTCCAGCCGCCGGCCCCGCTCATTCTGCTCTCCGGAGATCGCGCGATGACCGCGGCGCAGGACGCGGACGACCCGATCGCCATGGCCGCAGCCGCTTGGTACGTCAACCACGTCTACCGCGACGCGGGCGAAGAGGCCGAAGCGCGCGTCGAACTCGCCCGGCAGATGTGCACAATGCTCGACCCCAGCAAGGAAGGCGACGACCTCGCGATGTGGGGACTGCTCCGCCTCGCGATGGCATTGTCGTACGCCAAGATCGGCAGGGAAGGCGACGCGCTACGGCACTGGGACGAGGCCGACCGGGCAGCGAAAGCCCTCGGTGACGACTACATGCACCCCTGGCTGATGTTCTCCCGCACGATGGTCGACGCCTACATGATCACCATCCAGACAGACCTGATGCACCCCGGCTACGCCATCCGCCAAGCCGCGAAAGTCGATCTGACGAGGATGCCGTCCGCGACCCGTCGTAGCTTCCACACCTCCGAAACAGCGCGCGCTCATCACCTGCGCGATGAAGCATTGGCGACAGTGACATTGCTGAGCAAGGCGCACGAGGAGTCGCCGGACACCCTCGGGTTCTCACTGTTCGCCCGCTCCGCCGTGCCGGACCTCGTGGACGAAGGCGGCCAGACCGCGCGCCCAGCCGCACAACGGCTTGCGACCGTGCTGGGGCTGGACGGGTCTCAGTAG
- a CDS encoding helix-turn-helix domain-containing protein: MLHMALQDDPKRVGATIRALRIKSRLSGPDLARQVHLSPSHLSNIERAERPCTWDVARRLAKALDVELAAITTESGEDQAG, from the coding sequence ATGCTGCACATGGCATTGCAAGACGACCCGAAAAGGGTTGGAGCAACGATTCGGGCCCTCCGGATCAAGAGCCGTCTCAGTGGACCCGACCTCGCTCGCCAGGTACACCTGAGTCCATCGCACCTATCCAACATCGAACGCGCGGAGCGTCCGTGCACGTGGGACGTCGCCCGACGACTCGCCAAAGCGCTCGACGTTGAGCTCGCAGCGATCACGACCGAATCCGGCGAGGATCAGGCCGGCTAG
- a CDS encoding restriction endonuclease, with translation MSDLDPLVVQAFLHTARTAADTDSQGKAYEELTAYLFGLVPGCLTDRNLMSFFKTEQIDVAVANNKHNDGLYALPHVFLIECKNWSSPVDSSTLGYFINILRSRKVEVGILIAANGITGDPIALTNAHALGVSAIADGIKMLIITTEDIAKLTCVTELVEIILRRFLRAYARGGLGTP, from the coding sequence ATGAGCGACCTGGATCCGCTCGTGGTGCAGGCATTCCTGCACACCGCGCGCACCGCCGCCGACACCGACTCGCAGGGCAAGGCCTACGAGGAGCTGACGGCCTACCTATTCGGGTTGGTTCCCGGGTGTCTCACCGATCGAAATCTGATGTCTTTCTTCAAGACTGAGCAAATCGACGTTGCAGTGGCGAACAACAAACACAACGACGGCCTCTACGCCCTACCGCATGTCTTTCTCATCGAGTGCAAGAACTGGAGCTCTCCCGTCGACAGCAGCACATTGGGCTACTTCATCAATATCCTTCGTAGCCGCAAGGTCGAGGTAGGCATTCTCATTGCCGCTAACGGGATCACCGGCGACCCAATAGCTTTGACCAACGCCCATGCTTTGGGCGTCAGCGCGATCGCGGATGGGATCAAAATGCTGATCATCACCACCGAGGATATCGCCAAGCTGACGTGTGTGACTGAACTCGTGGAGATCATACTTCGACGATTCCTTCGTGCCTATGCAAGAGGCGGGCTGGGCACTCCGTAG
- a CDS encoding helix-turn-helix domain-containing protein, producing the protein MRPLAEAYRIAAKFSGAEFGYEGRRLFEVLDEIRQLLDQNSMRDGSQASRPNSTESELNRKESLPTVLRIAIGRYLKRQREDNGLDCETVCDLLGYADDKYLRQLESGRAAFGPQTLHKLLLLYRVPGAIAERDLAGLAMAAGRSGWWTRYDDILPDWFKQYVQLEQCAATIRTFESHFVPGLLQTADYARAVLGLSQVDSVGSRVQMRLQRQLILHTATPPKLWAIIDEGALRHPQEPVAMMRDQIRHLLFMSGKRGVTIQILPRNAPTCTNVGSFSLLRFGFEKKDDPDIVYLEQLTTALYLDRPEEVSAYRALMNRLSVAALSPRDSETFLTDLYDRYQRESDQLV; encoded by the coding sequence ATGCGCCCGCTCGCCGAAGCGTACCGAATCGCGGCCAAATTCTCGGGGGCGGAATTCGGGTATGAAGGCAGGCGTCTGTTCGAAGTTCTCGATGAGATCCGGCAGCTACTCGACCAGAATTCGATGCGAGACGGTTCGCAGGCATCCCGGCCGAATTCCACTGAGTCCGAGCTGAATCGAAAGGAATCCCTTCCCACGGTTCTACGGATCGCTATCGGGCGGTACTTGAAGCGGCAGCGAGAAGACAACGGGCTGGATTGTGAAACGGTCTGCGATCTCCTCGGGTATGCCGACGACAAATATCTGCGTCAGTTGGAGTCGGGCCGCGCCGCTTTCGGCCCGCAGACCCTGCATAAATTGCTGCTTCTGTATCGGGTGCCCGGGGCGATAGCCGAGCGTGATCTCGCGGGTCTGGCCATGGCCGCCGGCCGGTCCGGCTGGTGGACGCGCTATGACGATATTCTGCCGGACTGGTTCAAGCAGTATGTGCAGCTGGAGCAATGCGCGGCTACCATCCGTACCTTCGAATCCCACTTCGTGCCAGGGCTTTTGCAGACCGCCGACTACGCGCGAGCCGTTCTGGGCCTCTCGCAGGTGGACAGCGTCGGAAGCCGGGTCCAGATGAGACTGCAACGTCAGCTCATCCTGCACACCGCTACACCCCCGAAGCTGTGGGCAATAATCGATGAGGGTGCACTCAGGCATCCGCAGGAGCCGGTGGCGATGATGCGCGACCAGATTCGCCATCTGTTGTTCATGTCGGGCAAGCGGGGAGTCACCATTCAGATCTTGCCGCGAAATGCGCCGACGTGTACGAATGTCGGCTCGTTCAGCTTGCTGCGCTTCGGTTTCGAGAAGAAGGACGATCCGGACATCGTCTACCTCGAGCAATTGACGACCGCTTTGTATCTGGATCGGCCCGAGGAAGTTTCCGCGTATCGAGCCTTGATGAATCGGCTCAGTGTGGCGGCATTGTCCCCACGAGACTCCGAAACGTTCTTGACCGACCTCTACGATCGATACCAGCGAGAATCCGACCAACTCGTTTAG
- the atpB gene encoding F0F1 ATP synthase subunit A, whose translation MTTVRVGEHQTARWLGMEFNIDTILSTAVAAAIVLALAFYLRATVTSGVPNGVQLFFETVTVQLRGQVESAIGMRIAPFVLPLAVALFTFILLSNWLAVLPVRYGEGELIHPPTADINFVYALAAFVFVGYQVAGAARRGPLTHLKMVLKGHTGWGPMVFINIIEEIAKPLSLSLRLFGNMFAGGVMLSVITLLPAWISWGPNAIWKLLDLFVGLIQAFIFTLLTILYFGQSMSREDEKH comes from the coding sequence ATGACGACGGTGCGGGTCGGTGAGCATCAGACCGCACGGTGGCTCGGGATGGAATTCAACATCGACACGATTCTGTCGACGGCGGTAGCCGCGGCAATCGTGCTCGCACTGGCCTTCTATCTGCGAGCGACGGTGACTTCTGGTGTGCCGAACGGGGTTCAGCTGTTCTTCGAGACCGTCACGGTGCAACTGCGCGGGCAGGTGGAGTCCGCGATCGGGATGCGGATCGCGCCGTTCGTGCTGCCGCTCGCGGTCGCGCTGTTCACCTTCATCCTGCTGTCGAACTGGCTGGCGGTGCTACCGGTGCGCTACGGCGAGGGCGAGCTGATCCATCCGCCGACGGCGGACATCAACTTCGTCTACGCGCTCGCGGCCTTCGTCTTCGTCGGATACCAGGTAGCGGGCGCGGCGCGGCGCGGCCCACTGACCCATTTGAAGATGGTGCTCAAAGGCCATACCGGCTGGGGCCCAATGGTATTCATCAACATCATCGAAGAGATCGCGAAGCCGCTGTCCTTGTCGCTGCGGTTGTTCGGGAACATGTTCGCCGGCGGCGTGATGCTCTCGGTCATCACCCTGCTACCCGCCTGGATCAGCTGGGGCCCGAATGCGATCTGGAAGCTGCTCGACCTGTTCGTCGGGCTGATCCAAGCCTTCATCTTCACTCTGCTCACCATCCTCTACTTCGGTCAGTCGATGTCTCGCGAAGACGAAAAGCACTGA
- the mraY gene encoding phospho-N-acetylmuramoyl-pentapeptide-transferase has translation MRQILFSAMIALAVSITLTPLLIKLFATRRIGQEIRADGPASHQAKRGTPTMGGIAILAGIWAGYLGSHLLGMRYNAESPSASGLLVLGLATALGIVGFLDDSIKLRRRRNLGLTATGKYVGQLGAAVIFGVLALQFPSNTGLTPASRHLSYVRDYTTVTFGIVLFLLLVCFLVVAWSNAVNITDGLDGLAAGSMSCALGAYMIITFWQYTNACTTTPEVGCYNVRDPLDLGVICAAGVGACIGFLWWNAAPAKIFMGDTGSLALGGLLAGLSITTRTELLMAVVGALFCAEIFSVLLQIVVFRSTGSRLFKMAPFHHHFELSDWAETTVIIRFWLLAGIAAAVGLMLFYGEYLAAVG, from the coding sequence ATGAGGCAGATCCTGTTTTCGGCGATGATCGCGCTGGCGGTCTCGATCACGTTGACACCCTTGCTGATCAAGCTTTTCGCGACCAGGCGGATCGGGCAGGAGATCCGCGCCGACGGACCGGCGAGCCATCAGGCCAAGCGCGGGACACCGACCATGGGCGGGATCGCGATCTTGGCCGGCATCTGGGCCGGGTATCTGGGATCACACCTGCTCGGGATGCGCTACAACGCTGAGAGTCCGTCCGCCTCCGGGCTGCTCGTTCTCGGTTTGGCCACCGCGCTCGGCATTGTCGGTTTCCTGGACGACTCCATCAAACTCCGTAGGCGACGCAACCTGGGCTTGACGGCGACCGGCAAGTACGTCGGTCAACTCGGCGCCGCGGTGATTTTCGGCGTGCTGGCCCTACAGTTCCCGAGCAATACCGGGCTGACTCCTGCCAGCCGGCACCTGTCCTACGTCCGGGACTACACGACGGTGACGTTCGGGATCGTGCTCTTCCTGCTGCTGGTCTGCTTTCTCGTGGTGGCCTGGTCCAACGCCGTGAACATCACCGACGGTCTGGACGGCCTCGCGGCCGGATCGATGAGCTGTGCCCTCGGCGCGTACATGATCATCACCTTCTGGCAATACACCAACGCGTGTACGACCACCCCGGAAGTCGGCTGCTACAACGTCCGCGATCCGCTGGATCTCGGCGTGATCTGTGCCGCCGGCGTCGGCGCCTGCATCGGATTCCTCTGGTGGAACGCAGCACCCGCGAAGATCTTCATGGGTGACACCGGTTCGCTCGCCCTGGGCGGGCTGCTGGCGGGCCTGTCGATCACCACCCGCACCGAACTGCTGATGGCCGTGGTGGGAGCTCTCTTCTGCGCCGAAATCTTCTCGGTGCTGCTGCAAATTGTCGTCTTCCGCTCCACCGGCAGCCGCCTGTTCAAGATGGCTCCCTTCCACCATCACTTCGAACTGAGCGACTGGGCCGAAACCACGGTGATCATCCGGTTCTGGCTGCTCGCCGGCATCGCGGCGGCCGTGGGGCTGATGCTCTTCTACGGCGAATATCTCGCCGCCGTAGGCTGA
- a CDS encoding 2'-5' RNA ligase family protein → MIRENDWSAFEELSTVHDHWSLEQWESGQASYYWYLTFSEPGLVDLVAQCQARLAAEGFDPVPLDGLHMPLLNIGRVGEVSEQELGGIADAGRRAAAAVQPFRLRVGPLTGSQSALRFSVTPWDQLLDLHRRLRSGTAEHRPSSGLGETSDFRPHLGIGYLNRNQGAGQLISDVGALRALPAATVRVRELHLVELRRVDRAYRWSDCAVIPLG, encoded by the coding sequence GTGATTCGCGAGAATGATTGGTCGGCGTTCGAGGAGCTGAGCACTGTTCATGACCATTGGTCGCTGGAGCAGTGGGAGTCTGGCCAGGCGAGTTATTACTGGTATCTGACGTTTTCGGAGCCGGGGCTGGTTGATCTGGTCGCGCAGTGCCAGGCGAGGCTCGCCGCAGAGGGTTTCGACCCGGTTCCGTTGGATGGGCTGCATATGCCCTTGCTGAACATCGGCCGGGTGGGTGAGGTCAGTGAGCAGGAGCTCGGCGGTATTGCCGATGCGGGGCGGCGGGCCGCGGCGGCGGTGCAGCCGTTCCGTCTGCGGGTCGGGCCTTTGACCGGCTCGCAGAGTGCGCTGCGGTTCTCCGTCACTCCGTGGGATCAGTTGCTGGATCTGCATCGCCGACTGCGTTCGGGGACCGCTGAGCATCGGCCGTCGAGCGGGCTGGGTGAAACGTCTGATTTTCGACCGCATTTGGGGATTGGCTACCTCAATCGGAATCAGGGCGCGGGGCAGCTGATCAGCGACGTGGGCGCGCTGCGTGCTCTGCCCGCGGCGACGGTTCGGGTGCGGGAATTGCACCTGGTGGAACTTCGGCGAGTGGATCGCGCGTACCGATGGAGTGACTGTGCGGTGATCCCGCTCGGGTGA
- the atpE gene encoding ATP synthase F0 subunit C, with protein MADITNTGMIQAAALIAGGFILLGGAIGAGFGNGMASSALINGVARQPESESRLRGNYLMAVGLIDAVYFINLAFMALFVFATPGK; from the coding sequence ATGGCGGACATCACGAACACCGGCATGATCCAGGCCGCGGCGCTCATCGCCGGTGGATTCATCCTGCTCGGCGGCGCGATCGGCGCGGGCTTCGGCAACGGCATGGCCAGCTCCGCGCTGATCAATGGTGTTGCCCGGCAACCGGAATCGGAATCCCGGCTCCGCGGCAACTATTTGATGGCAGTCGGCCTGATCGACGCCGTCTACTTCATCAACCTCGCGTTCATGGCGCTGTTCGTGTTCGCCACACCGGGTAAGTAG
- a CDS encoding F0F1 ATP synthase subunit B family protein has translation MHHIVWDWPIFLSQLFGFAVVLYVLNRSVKPRVREAMAKSQNTIRTQLEDSRRAAIQVVAAAEAHEAALAQAELAKSQFEREAHAAAERILAEMRAEAEEVAARTRRQGRARVYQARRELVEQLRSDLHTAVLDRAEHMVRHRLATPPARSGSVDRFLDDLEEVNARPQAA, from the coding sequence ATGCACCACATCGTCTGGGATTGGCCGATCTTCCTCAGTCAGCTCTTCGGCTTCGCGGTCGTCCTCTATGTCCTCAACCGCTCGGTCAAACCCCGCGTCCGCGAGGCGATGGCCAAGTCGCAGAACACTATTCGGACCCAATTGGAAGACAGCCGGCGCGCCGCCATCCAGGTGGTCGCGGCGGCGGAAGCCCACGAAGCCGCCCTCGCACAAGCGGAGCTGGCCAAATCGCAATTCGAACGGGAGGCGCACGCCGCCGCCGAGCGAATCCTCGCCGAGATGCGCGCCGAAGCCGAGGAGGTGGCCGCGCGCACCAGAAGGCAGGGTCGCGCCCGCGTCTACCAGGCGCGCAGGGAGTTGGTCGAACAGCTGCGATCGGATCTGCACACGGCGGTTCTGGACCGCGCCGAACACATGGTGCGGCACCGCCTCGCTACCCCGCCGGCCAGGTCGGGGAGCGTCGACCGTTTCCTCGACGATCTGGAGGAGGTGAACGCACGCCCGCAGGCGGCCTGA
- a CDS encoding cupin domain-containing protein yields MSGLIRKTFDSPEETRPFADGKGKLDLVDLDSGQVGRAIFEPGWQWSKHVKPIAQTDSCEAPHMGYCISGRIVVAMNDGEQQEYGPGDLMVAPPGHDAWVVGDEPCVLVDWQGYADYAKPQ; encoded by the coding sequence ATGTCCGGTCTAATACGTAAGACCTTCGATTCACCAGAGGAAACCCGCCCCTTCGCCGACGGCAAAGGCAAACTCGACCTCGTCGATCTCGACAGCGGCCAAGTCGGGCGAGCGATCTTCGAACCCGGTTGGCAGTGGTCGAAGCATGTCAAACCGATCGCGCAGACCGATAGCTGCGAAGCGCCCCACATGGGTTACTGCATTTCAGGGCGCATCGTGGTGGCCATGAACGACGGCGAACAACAGGAATACGGGCCGGGCGACCTCATGGTCGCACCGCCGGGACACGACGCGTGGGTGGTAGGCGACGAGCCCTGCGTGCTGGTCGATTGGCAGGGCTACGCCGACTACGCCAAGCCGCAGTAG
- a CDS encoding AMP-binding protein: MPDALVPTITCGTRVRRQLDAHTRAGSLAAALISVGINRGDRVAVVLRNDIEFLEVALGIAACGANPVPINTRWKAAEMAHVLADADIRLVIAHTEFIATVESAAAQVADAPAIAEVGMSEELVRALRLDPAHARPTHRHPTLEQWIAAHPEPLGYVEGAISDSMGLVYTSGTTGKPKGVARERMTPAQLLAIAGGTAQRMGLVPGGRMLVAGPLYHTSPNAVAVLALRMGADITIMPRWDAEDFLRLVDRDRIQHAKVVPTMLSRLLSLPDETRSRYDVSSLTHLIHSAAPCPPAIKRAAIDWFGTALHEFYGCSEAGAITWITAAEWLENPGSVGRLVDGSAVRILDDHGADLPAGSIGTVHLRGADYWPAFRYLNQPGTRSSPIPGMITVGDTGYLDGNGYLYLTGRSAEIIISGGVNIYPAEIENALLSLPEIEDAAVFGVPTTADLCEAVHAHLVPRPGTAPDSERIRAALAELLADYKLPEIHIVDQLPRDDSGKVYKHQLRAQYLART; this comes from the coding sequence ATGCCGGATGCCTTGGTCCCCACCATCACCTGCGGTACGCGGGTGCGTCGCCAGCTCGACGCGCACACCCGTGCCGGAAGTCTCGCCGCCGCACTGATTTCCGTCGGCATCAACCGCGGTGATCGCGTTGCGGTGGTGCTGCGCAACGACATCGAGTTCCTGGAGGTCGCGCTCGGCATCGCCGCCTGCGGTGCGAACCCCGTGCCGATCAACACCCGGTGGAAGGCCGCCGAGATGGCCCATGTCCTGGCCGACGCGGATATCCGGCTCGTGATCGCGCACACCGAGTTCATCGCCACCGTCGAATCCGCTGCGGCACAGGTGGCCGACGCCCCGGCGATCGCCGAGGTCGGCATGTCCGAGGAACTGGTGCGCGCCCTTCGCCTCGATCCCGCCCACGCCCGCCCCACGCACCGGCATCCGACGCTCGAACAGTGGATCGCCGCTCATCCCGAACCGCTCGGCTACGTCGAAGGCGCGATCAGCGATTCGATGGGTCTCGTCTACACCTCCGGCACCACCGGCAAGCCGAAAGGCGTTGCCCGCGAACGTATGACCCCGGCCCAGCTGCTGGCCATCGCGGGCGGCACCGCGCAGCGCATGGGCCTTGTCCCGGGTGGCCGCATGCTGGTGGCGGGCCCGCTCTATCACACCAGCCCGAACGCGGTCGCCGTCCTCGCGCTTCGCATGGGCGCCGATATCACCATCATGCCCCGCTGGGATGCCGAGGATTTTCTGCGTCTGGTCGACCGCGATCGCATCCAGCACGCGAAAGTCGTCCCCACTATGCTCAGCCGCCTCCTGAGTCTTCCGGACGAAACCCGTTCTCGCTACGACGTTTCCAGCCTCACCCACCTCATCCATTCCGCCGCCCCCTGCCCGCCCGCGATCAAGCGCGCGGCCATCGACTGGTTCGGTACCGCGCTGCACGAGTTCTACGGGTGCAGCGAAGCCGGCGCGATCACCTGGATCACCGCCGCCGAATGGCTGGAAAATCCCGGCAGCGTGGGCCGCCTCGTCGACGGCTCGGCCGTCCGCATCCTCGATGACCACGGTGCGGACCTCCCGGCCGGCTCGATCGGCACCGTCCATCTGCGCGGTGCCGACTACTGGCCCGCCTTCCGCTACCTCAACCAGCCCGGCACCCGGTCCAGCCCGATCCCGGGCATGATCACCGTCGGCGACACCGGCTACCTGGACGGGAACGGCTACCTCTACCTCACCGGCCGCTCCGCCGAGATCATCATCTCCGGTGGCGTCAACATCTACCCCGCCGAAATAGAGAACGCCCTGCTGTCCCTGCCCGAGATCGAGGACGCCGCCGTCTTCGGCGTCCCCACCACCGCCGATCTCTGCGAAGCGGTACACGCGCACCTCGTCCCGCGCCCCGGAACCGCGCCGGACTCCGAGCGCATTCGAGCCGCCCTCGCCGAACTCCTCGCGGACTACAAACTCCCAGAAATCCACATCGTCGACCAACTCCCACGCGACGACTCCGGCAAGGTCTACAAACACCAACTCCGCGCGCAGTACCTGGCGCGGACCTGA